One segment of Curtobacterium sp. MR_MD2014 DNA contains the following:
- a CDS encoding helix-turn-helix domain-containing protein encodes MVLVRQEIGDVLRDFRLQKGRTLRQVASKASVALGYLSEVERGQKEASSEILASVADALDTPISTIMREVGDRLAVVEGLTPVPDTLPDDLVAEFDNDLAVR; translated from the coding sequence ATGGTTCTCGTTCGTCAGGAGATCGGCGACGTGCTTCGGGACTTCCGCTTGCAGAAGGGCCGGACCCTCCGTCAGGTCGCATCCAAGGCCAGTGTCGCGCTCGGGTACCTCAGTGAGGTCGAGCGTGGGCAGAAGGAGGCCAGCTCCGAGATCCTCGCCTCGGTCGCGGATGCCCTCGACACCCCGATCTCGACCATCATGCGCGAGGTGGGCGACCGTCTCGCAGTCGTCGAGGGGCTCACCCCGGTCCCCGACACGCTGCCCGACGACCTCGTCGCCGAGTTCGACAACGACCTCGCGGTGCGCTGA
- a CDS encoding ABC transporter permease yields MNRLLTTVVGTFVESWQELRVHRGRVVLSLIGVTIAVASLAVVVGFGSLAERVTAAFNEQYGGRPATYQVTGSSSATGDGTGAAAAADAAALDRELRAGAERYHVRFSTEASWTQRPVQFPDGVTLAQGVTVDPAYAEMHRVRVDDGAWFTEDDRDRLAPALVVNQAFLDRLGSPDVVTHPVVRLPGTPDVTAVVIGRYVSSEYDTEPMFYQLARSVATSSAEAAPDDGSQRLFEVWVPESDGKAVAGRIASDAERALGPGWTVDANRSDAAGSVDGDPLGALRWVIAGVAVLVLVLGGLGLLNVSLVSVRQRIREIGIRRGVGATAGRIFVAVLLENVLGTLVAGGIGVMVGAAVLGNETVRGLITSGVDVGGAPFPVEAALIGVGSALLVGALAGFLPAIVAVRVKVIDAIRY; encoded by the coding sequence GTGAACCGGCTCCTCACCACCGTCGTCGGGACGTTCGTCGAGTCCTGGCAGGAGCTCCGCGTGCACCGCGGCCGGGTCGTGCTCAGCCTGATCGGGGTCACGATCGCGGTGGCGTCGCTCGCGGTCGTCGTCGGCTTCGGGTCGCTCGCCGAGCGGGTGACCGCCGCCTTCAACGAGCAGTACGGCGGACGGCCGGCGACCTACCAGGTCACCGGCTCGTCCTCGGCCACGGGGGACGGCACGGGTGCCGCTGCCGCGGCCGACGCCGCGGCGCTCGACCGGGAACTCCGCGCCGGTGCCGAGCGCTACCACGTCCGGTTCTCGACCGAGGCGTCGTGGACGCAGCGCCCCGTGCAGTTCCCCGACGGGGTCACCCTGGCCCAGGGCGTCACCGTCGACCCCGCGTACGCCGAGATGCACCGCGTCCGCGTCGACGACGGCGCGTGGTTCACCGAGGACGACCGGGACCGGCTCGCGCCGGCGCTCGTCGTCAACCAGGCGTTCCTCGACCGTCTCGGCAGCCCGGACGTCGTCACGCACCCGGTCGTGCGCCTGCCGGGGACGCCCGACGTCACCGCGGTCGTGATCGGCCGGTACGTGTCCTCGGAGTACGACACCGAGCCGATGTTCTACCAGCTGGCGCGGTCGGTCGCGACGTCGAGCGCGGAGGCCGCACCCGACGACGGTTCGCAGCGGCTGTTCGAGGTGTGGGTACCGGAGAGCGACGGGAAGGCGGTCGCCGGACGGATCGCATCGGACGCCGAGCGGGCGCTCGGCCCCGGGTGGACCGTCGACGCGAATCGTTCCGACGCGGCCGGCTCGGTCGACGGCGACCCGCTCGGTGCGCTGCGCTGGGTGATCGCCGGGGTCGCCGTCCTCGTCCTGGTGCTCGGCGGGCTCGGGCTGCTCAACGTGTCGCTGGTGAGCGTCCGGCAGCGGATCCGCGAGATCGGCATCCGACGCGGGGTCGGTGCGACCGCCGGACGCATCTTCGTCGCCGTGCTGCTCGAGAACGTGCTGGGGACGCTGGTCGCCGGCGGGATCGGCGTCATGGTCGGCGCGGCGGTGCTCGGGAACGAGACCGTCCGGGGGCTGATCACGAGCGGGGTCGACGTCGGGGGAGCGCCGTTCCCGGTCGAGGCGGCGCTGATCGGTGTCGGCTCGGCGCTGCTCGTCGGGGCGCTCGCCGGGTTCCTGCCCGCGATCGTGGCGGTCCGGGTCAAGGTCATCGACGCGATCCGGTACTGA
- a CDS encoding DUF3046 domain-containing protein produces MRVSEFWRAVDQVFGEAYGAVVSRDVVLEELGGCSAADALDAGIDARRVWEALCDSQDVPLDKRHGKGLAEPRD; encoded by the coding sequence ATGCGCGTGAGTGAGTTCTGGCGAGCCGTCGACCAGGTGTTCGGGGAGGCCTACGGCGCCGTGGTGTCCCGCGACGTCGTGCTCGAGGAGCTCGGTGGATGTTCGGCGGCGGACGCGCTCGACGCGGGCATCGACGCCAGGCGGGTGTGGGAAGCACTCTGTGACTCCCAGGACGTCCCGCTGGACAAGCGGCACGGCAAGGGCCTGGCGGAGCCGCGCGACTGA
- a CDS encoding ABC transporter ATP-binding protein, whose protein sequence is MSLVHVRDLRKSVPLPDGSTLEILRGVDLDVEADSRVAIVGRSGSGKSTLLNVLGLLDTPTEGLHEFDGRDVGRAGSVRRDRVRGADVGFVFQQFNLLQGRTAVENVEVPLLYATGRAFWSRRRLAVEMLDRVGLADRADTQPHRLSGGEQQRVAIARALVRSPRLILADEPTGALDVDTGRVVMELLETVAAETGAALVTITHDTAVAARADVVHRIDHGLVVDTAASDTASASASASASESASASASVDGPGVAA, encoded by the coding sequence ATGAGCCTCGTGCACGTCCGCGACCTCCGGAAGTCCGTCCCGCTCCCCGACGGCTCCACGCTGGAGATCCTGCGCGGTGTCGACCTCGACGTCGAGGCGGACAGCCGCGTCGCCATCGTCGGCCGCTCGGGCTCGGGCAAGTCGACGCTGCTCAACGTCCTCGGCCTGCTCGACACCCCGACCGAGGGGCTGCACGAGTTCGACGGGCGGGACGTCGGCCGTGCCGGCTCGGTCCGACGCGACCGGGTGCGCGGCGCGGACGTCGGCTTCGTCTTCCAGCAGTTCAACCTGCTGCAGGGTCGCACCGCGGTCGAGAACGTCGAGGTCCCGTTGCTCTACGCGACCGGCCGGGCGTTCTGGTCGCGTCGTCGCCTGGCAGTGGAGATGCTCGACCGGGTGGGCCTCGCCGACCGTGCCGACACGCAGCCGCACCGGCTCTCCGGCGGGGAGCAGCAGCGCGTCGCCATCGCCCGGGCACTCGTCCGGTCGCCGCGGCTCATCCTGGCCGACGAGCCGACCGGTGCACTCGACGTCGACACCGGCCGCGTGGTCATGGAGCTGCTCGAGACCGTCGCGGCCGAGACCGGCGCGGCGCTCGTCACCATCACCCACGACACCGCGGTCGCAGCACGGGCGGACGTCGTCCACCGGATCGACCACGGGCTCGTCGTCGACACGGCAGCGTCCGATACCGCGTCCGCGTCCGCGTCTGCCTCCGCGTCCGAGTCCGCCTCCGCGTCCGCTTCCGTCGACGGGCCGGGGGTGGCGGCGTGA
- a CDS encoding FtsK/SpoIIIE family DNA translocase, with translation MAGGTKSTTRSRASTSSRGSGSRGTSRTQATTKKLPQAAPTPVFREQNPVVTAWLAMAHGVGALFRLLGKETLAKDERRDGFPFLLFVLALAGGVVEWLNPTNPVSVTLDAYTFGGLFGRLAVALPVIMIVFAGWLFRHPASVHDNTRIGIGLGLMLVSIASLCHVFGGQPSASDGMVALAAAGGVLGWVVISWLVAVATVWVAVPVAVVLLVLSLFIITKTPPNKTGRRLHELYAYLFGAPAPVAEDEPATEADAAPAAPRARTSKRRTKDQTDFPLFEDLGFEDEQPAGGEDAESTVPWWRRNKSGREEDPAYDSPVLPASATQAVPDRGTGAGGAGTAAAAGAAAPAVGANAGAAAGLVDHTPAVPASVNLNDSVEHDDVHGAQEVEQDLAVAEQALRDFGTPVPEQPAAVARPDAGVSPVVSPTAPEPEAADDGLPAATAADEDPAAPYRLPAATTLSAGTPSVARSQANDDIVAAITGVLTEFKVDAKVTGFSRGPTVTRYEIELGPGVKVERVTALSKNLSYAVASNEVRILSPIPGKSAIGVEIPNTDREIVSLGDVLRSGAATKSKHPMTIGVGKDVEGGFVVANLAKMPHLLVAGSTGSGKSVFINSMITSLLMRAKPSEVRMVLVDPKRVELSIYAGVPHLITPIITNPKKAAEALQWVVKEMDMRYDDLASFGFRHVDDFNKAVQNDEIVLPAGSERKLKPYPYLLVVVDELADLMLVAPRDVEESIVRITQLARAAGIHLVLATQRPSVDVITGLIKANVPSRVAFAVTSVTDSRVILDQPGADKLIGQGDGLFLPMGSSKAVRVQGAWVQESEVAEVVAHVTRQARPEYRQDVQAVVERKEIDADIGDDLELLLAAVEQVVSTQFGSTSMLQRKLRVGFAKAGRLMDLMESRDIVGPSEGSKARDVLVTPDQLPGVLAKLRGEEPPAAPAADGPPSVRPGGTASVAGADPAPAAAGSGAPAGPAGAGAGGQDDDRYGSDPVADMTRGYPEVEDDGPDEDAWGLTGRE, from the coding sequence ATGGCCGGAGGCACCAAGTCGACCACGCGCTCGCGCGCGTCCACGTCGTCCCGCGGGAGCGGGTCGCGCGGTACGTCGCGCACGCAGGCCACGACGAAGAAGCTGCCGCAGGCGGCACCCACCCCGGTGTTCCGCGAGCAGAACCCCGTCGTGACCGCATGGCTCGCGATGGCGCACGGCGTCGGAGCACTGTTCCGGCTGCTCGGCAAGGAGACCCTCGCCAAGGACGAACGACGCGACGGTTTCCCGTTCCTCCTGTTCGTGCTCGCGCTCGCGGGCGGTGTCGTCGAGTGGCTCAACCCCACGAACCCGGTGTCCGTCACGCTCGACGCCTACACGTTCGGCGGGCTCTTCGGGCGACTGGCGGTCGCACTGCCCGTCATCATGATCGTCTTCGCCGGATGGCTCTTCCGCCACCCGGCGTCGGTGCACGACAACACCCGGATCGGCATCGGTCTCGGGCTGATGCTCGTCTCCATCGCGTCGCTCTGCCACGTGTTCGGCGGGCAGCCGAGCGCGTCCGACGGCATGGTCGCCCTGGCCGCCGCCGGTGGTGTCCTCGGCTGGGTGGTGATCAGCTGGCTCGTCGCGGTCGCCACCGTGTGGGTCGCGGTGCCGGTCGCGGTGGTGCTGCTCGTGCTGTCGCTCTTCATCATCACGAAGACCCCGCCGAACAAGACCGGACGCCGGCTCCACGAGCTGTACGCGTACCTGTTCGGTGCGCCGGCCCCCGTGGCCGAGGACGAACCCGCCACCGAGGCGGACGCCGCTCCGGCCGCGCCCCGAGCACGGACGTCGAAGCGCCGCACGAAGGACCAGACCGACTTCCCGCTGTTCGAGGACCTCGGGTTCGAGGACGAGCAGCCTGCCGGCGGTGAGGACGCCGAGAGCACCGTCCCGTGGTGGCGTCGCAACAAGTCCGGGCGCGAGGAGGACCCGGCGTACGACAGCCCCGTGCTGCCCGCGTCGGCGACGCAGGCCGTGCCCGACCGCGGAACCGGTGCCGGTGGTGCCGGGACGGCTGCCGCTGCCGGTGCCGCTGCTCCGGCCGTCGGCGCGAACGCGGGCGCGGCCGCCGGACTCGTGGACCACACGCCCGCGGTGCCCGCCTCGGTGAACCTCAACGACTCGGTCGAGCACGACGACGTGCACGGCGCACAGGAGGTCGAGCAGGACCTCGCCGTCGCCGAACAGGCCCTCCGCGACTTCGGCACCCCGGTGCCCGAGCAGCCCGCGGCGGTCGCCCGGCCCGACGCCGGAGTCTCCCCGGTGGTCTCGCCGACGGCGCCCGAGCCCGAGGCCGCTGACGACGGCCTGCCCGCCGCGACCGCCGCCGACGAGGACCCGGCAGCCCCGTACCGCCTGCCCGCAGCCACCACCCTCAGCGCCGGCACCCCCTCGGTCGCCCGCAGCCAGGCGAACGACGACATCGTGGCGGCGATCACCGGCGTGCTCACCGAGTTCAAGGTGGACGCGAAGGTCACGGGGTTCTCGCGCGGACCGACGGTCACGCGCTACGAGATCGAGCTCGGTCCCGGTGTGAAGGTCGAGCGCGTCACGGCGCTGTCGAAGAACCTGTCGTACGCCGTCGCGTCGAACGAGGTCCGCATCCTGTCGCCGATCCCGGGCAAGAGCGCGATCGGCGTGGAGATCCCGAACACAGACCGCGAGATCGTCTCCCTCGGCGACGTCCTGCGCTCCGGCGCGGCCACGAAGTCGAAGCACCCGATGACCATCGGCGTCGGCAAGGACGTCGAGGGCGGCTTCGTCGTCGCGAACCTGGCGAAGATGCCGCACCTGCTCGTCGCCGGCTCCACGGGCTCCGGCAAGTCGGTGTTCATCAACTCGATGATCACCTCGCTGCTGATGCGCGCGAAGCCGTCCGAGGTCCGCATGGTCCTCGTCGACCCGAAGCGCGTCGAGCTGTCGATCTACGCCGGGGTCCCGCACCTCATCACGCCCATCATCACGAACCCCAAGAAGGCCGCCGAGGCGCTGCAGTGGGTCGTGAAGGAGATGGACATGCGGTACGACGACCTGGCGTCGTTCGGGTTCCGGCACGTCGACGACTTCAACAAGGCCGTGCAGAACGACGAGATCGTCCTGCCCGCCGGCAGCGAGCGGAAGCTCAAGCCGTACCCGTACCTGCTCGTCGTGGTCGACGAGCTCGCGGACCTCATGCTCGTCGCCCCTCGGGACGTCGAGGAGTCGATCGTCCGGATCACCCAGCTCGCCCGTGCCGCCGGCATCCACCTGGTGCTCGCGACGCAGCGGCCCTCGGTCGACGTCATCACCGGTCTCATCAAGGCGAACGTCCCGTCGCGCGTGGCCTTCGCGGTCACGAGCGTCACCGACTCGCGGGTCATCCTCGACCAGCCGGGCGCCGACAAGCTCATCGGGCAGGGTGACGGGCTCTTCCTGCCGATGGGCTCGTCGAAGGCCGTCCGTGTGCAGGGTGCCTGGGTGCAGGAGAGCGAGGTCGCCGAGGTCGTCGCGCACGTCACGCGCCAGGCGCGCCCCGAGTACCGGCAGGACGTCCAGGCCGTGGTGGAGCGCAAGGAGATCGACGCCGACATCGGCGACGACCTCGAGCTCCTGCTCGCCGCGGTCGAACAGGTCGTCTCGACCCAGTTCGGCTCGACCTCGATGCTGCAGCGCAAGCTCCGCGTCGGCTTCGCGAAGGCCGGCCGACTGATGGACCTCATGGAGTCGCGTGACATCGTGGGGCCGTCCGAGGGGTCGAAGGCCCGCGACGTGCTCGTCACGCCCGACCAGCTCCCGGGCGTGCTCGCGAAGCTCCGGGGCGAGGAGCCGCCGGCTGCTCCGGCTGCCGACGGACCGCCGTCGGTCCGGCCGGGAGGCACGGCCTCCGTCGCCGGGGCCGACCCGGCTCCGGCTGCGGCCGGCTCCGGGGCTCCTGCCGGACCCGCCGGGGCGGGTGCCGGTGGTCAGGACGACGACAGGTACGGCTCGGACCCGGTGGCGGACATGACCCGCGGGTACCCTGAGGTCGAGGACGACGGACCGGACGAGGACGCATGGGGACTGACGGGCAGGGAGTGA
- a CDS encoding ribonuclease J, protein MPTQISTPQPLEPGTLRVIPVGGLGEIGRNMTVYEFDGKLLVVDAGVLFPEEHQPGVDLILPDFGPIRDRLDDVLGVVLTHGHEDHIGAVPYLLKLKGDIPLIGSTLTLALVEAKLKEHRIKPYTLVVQEDQTEQLGPFHLEFVAVNHSIPDALAVAITTPAGRVLHTGDFKMDQLPLDDRITDLRAFARLGEQGVDLFLPDSTNADVPGFTAPERDIGPVLENVISRARKKVVVASFSSHVHRVQQVLDAAAATNRKVAFMGRSMIRNMTIAAELGYLRVPDDVLIDTKKAKNVPDDQVVYMSTGSQGEPMAVLARMANLEHQIEIGEGDTVILASSLIPGNENAVYRVIDGLTKLGAKVVHKGNAKVHVSGHASAGELLYCYNILRPRNVLPVHGEHRHLYANADLAIQTGVPPRNVILGQDGIVVDLKDGVASVAGQLDIAYVYVDGSTVGEITDADLKDRRVLAEEGFISIFCAVDFTTGQCVVGPEIQSRGFAEDDSVFDDVRPQIAKALADAAGNGTRDAHAFQQVVRRTVGRWVNTKHRRRPMIVPVVIEA, encoded by the coding sequence ATGCCCACCCAGATCTCCACACCGCAGCCGCTCGAACCCGGCACCCTCCGCGTGATCCCCGTCGGGGGTCTCGGCGAGATCGGTCGCAACATGACCGTGTACGAGTTCGACGGCAAGCTGCTCGTCGTCGACGCCGGCGTGCTCTTCCCCGAGGAGCACCAGCCGGGCGTCGACCTCATCCTCCCCGACTTCGGGCCGATCCGGGACCGTCTCGACGACGTCCTCGGTGTCGTGCTCACCCACGGGCACGAGGACCACATCGGCGCCGTCCCCTACCTGCTCAAGCTCAAGGGCGACATCCCCCTGATCGGTTCGACGCTGACCCTCGCGCTCGTCGAGGCGAAGCTCAAGGAACACCGGATCAAGCCCTACACGCTCGTCGTGCAGGAGGACCAGACCGAACAGCTCGGTCCGTTCCACCTCGAGTTCGTCGCCGTGAACCACTCCATCCCGGACGCCCTCGCCGTCGCGATCACGACCCCCGCCGGGCGCGTGCTGCACACCGGTGACTTCAAGATGGACCAGCTCCCGCTGGACGACCGGATCACCGACCTCCGTGCCTTCGCCCGCCTGGGCGAGCAGGGCGTCGACCTGTTCCTGCCGGACTCGACCAACGCCGACGTCCCCGGGTTCACCGCGCCCGAGCGTGACATCGGACCGGTGCTCGAGAACGTCATCTCCCGCGCCCGCAAGAAGGTCGTCGTCGCGAGCTTCTCGTCGCACGTCCACCGCGTGCAGCAGGTCCTCGACGCCGCCGCCGCGACCAACCGCAAGGTCGCGTTCATGGGGCGGTCGATGATCCGGAACATGACCATCGCCGCCGAGCTCGGCTACCTCCGGGTGCCGGACGACGTGCTCATCGACACGAAGAAGGCGAAGAACGTCCCGGACGACCAGGTCGTCTACATGTCGACGGGGTCGCAGGGTGAGCCGATGGCCGTCCTCGCGCGCATGGCGAACCTCGAGCACCAGATCGAGATCGGCGAGGGCGACACCGTCATCCTCGCGTCGAGCCTCATCCCGGGCAACGAGAACGCCGTCTACCGGGTCATCGACGGGCTGACGAAGCTCGGCGCGAAGGTGGTCCACAAGGGCAACGCGAAGGTGCACGTCTCCGGTCACGCGTCGGCCGGCGAGCTCCTCTACTGCTACAACATCCTGCGCCCGCGCAACGTGCTGCCCGTGCACGGCGAGCACCGCCACCTGTACGCGAACGCCGACCTGGCGATCCAGACGGGTGTGCCGCCGCGCAACGTCATCCTCGGCCAGGACGGCATCGTCGTCGACCTGAAGGACGGCGTCGCGAGCGTCGCCGGACAACTCGACATCGCCTACGTCTACGTCGACGGATCGACCGTGGGCGAGATCACCGACGCCGACCTCAAGGACCGTCGGGTCCTGGCGGAGGAGGGCTTCATCTCGATCTTCTGCGCCGTGGACTTCACGACGGGGCAGTGCGTGGTCGGCCCGGAGATCCAGTCGCGCGGCTTCGCCGAGGACGACTCCGTCTTCGACGACGTCCGTCCGCAGATCGCGAAGGCGCTCGCCGACGCGGCGGGCAACGGCACGCGGGACGCGCACGCCTTCCAGCAGGTCGTCCGCCGCACCGTCGGCCGCTGGGTGAACACGAAGCACCGCCGCCGCCCGATGATCGTCCCGGTGGTCATCGAGGCGTAG
- the pgsA gene encoding CDP-diacylglycerol--glycerol-3-phosphate 3-phosphatidyltransferase — MTSSETTHGARFPWRGRLLRKGDGPASTANVANIITVVRILMAPLFFVMLLSDGGQDTSLRVWAAVVFVVAIVTDSADGIIARRQNLVTDFGKLVDPIADKVLIGGALVALSILGELPWIVTVLIMLREIGITVFRFAVLSDRVIPASRGGKIKTVLQAVAITLALFPWWNVVGDLAHWVNGILMTAALLATVLSGADYLWQAWKHNRRAA; from the coding sequence GTGACCAGCTCGGAGACCACACACGGGGCTCGGTTCCCCTGGCGCGGACGGTTGCTCCGCAAGGGGGACGGCCCGGCATCGACCGCGAACGTCGCCAACATCATCACCGTGGTGCGCATCCTCATGGCGCCGCTCTTCTTCGTGATGCTGCTCTCCGACGGCGGCCAGGACACGTCGTTGCGCGTCTGGGCGGCCGTCGTGTTCGTCGTCGCGATCGTCACGGACAGTGCGGACGGCATCATCGCCCGACGCCAGAACCTGGTCACGGACTTCGGCAAGCTCGTCGACCCGATCGCCGACAAGGTCCTGATCGGCGGTGCCCTCGTCGCGCTGTCGATCCTGGGTGAGCTGCCGTGGATCGTCACGGTGCTGATCATGCTCCGGGAGATCGGCATCACCGTGTTCCGCTTCGCCGTGCTGTCCGACCGGGTCATCCCGGCGAGCCGCGGCGGCAAGATCAAGACCGTGCTGCAGGCCGTCGCGATCACGCTCGCACTGTTCCCGTGGTGGAACGTCGTCGGTGACCTGGCGCACTGGGTGAACGGCATCCTCATGACGGCGGCGCTCCTCGCGACGGTGCTCAGCGGGGCGGACTACCTGTGGCAGGCCTGGAAGCACAACCGCCGAGCAGCATGA
- a CDS encoding HlyD family efflux transporter periplasmic adaptor subunit, with protein sequence MTVLRRWVWPGLKFLVFAAIAVSLVRLAFFAAQPEGEETTPTAQLEDPTVTVETGEVVNDVEATGHVESVAATPVRSTAEGTVNRVFVTNGTHVEQGAPIIDLRVETPAEGTTEDGEPSPASVTFATVVASSSGTVSGLDLVAKQPVAIGDTVARVAPESYRVTATLEAAQLYRLTSRPSEATVTITDGPAPFTCTNLALSSASASAAGEPSDAGADGADGGGGSSGAEGATQLRCDVPGDVTVFPGLEVTVAVSAGSAEGVLTLPTTAVQGTAQRGVVTVVDDDGKRSEREVALGLNDGETVEVRDGLSEGETVLQFVPGKEAQPEDEFAEDGTVVTG encoded by the coding sequence GTGACCGTCCTGCGTCGCTGGGTGTGGCCCGGCCTGAAGTTCCTCGTGTTCGCCGCCATCGCGGTGTCCCTCGTCCGCCTCGCCTTCTTCGCGGCGCAGCCCGAGGGCGAGGAGACGACCCCGACCGCGCAGCTGGAGGACCCGACCGTCACCGTCGAGACGGGGGAAGTCGTCAACGACGTCGAGGCGACCGGTCACGTCGAGTCCGTCGCCGCGACGCCGGTGCGCTCCACCGCCGAGGGCACGGTCAACCGGGTCTTCGTGACGAACGGCACGCACGTCGAGCAGGGCGCGCCGATCATCGACCTCCGGGTCGAGACCCCGGCGGAGGGCACCACCGAGGACGGCGAGCCGTCGCCGGCGTCCGTGACCTTCGCGACCGTCGTCGCCTCGTCGTCCGGCACGGTGTCCGGACTCGACCTGGTGGCGAAACAGCCCGTCGCGATCGGTGACACCGTCGCCCGGGTCGCCCCGGAGTCGTACCGTGTGACCGCGACGCTCGAGGCCGCCCAGCTCTACCGACTCACCTCGCGTCCCTCCGAGGCGACCGTGACGATCACGGACGGGCCGGCGCCCTTCACCTGCACGAACCTCGCGCTCAGCTCCGCGTCCGCCTCGGCGGCGGGCGAGCCGTCGGACGCGGGTGCCGACGGTGCGGACGGTGGCGGGGGCTCCTCGGGTGCCGAGGGTGCGACGCAGCTGCGGTGCGACGTCCCCGGGGACGTCACCGTGTTCCCGGGGCTCGAGGTCACGGTCGCCGTGTCCGCGGGCTCGGCCGAGGGCGTGCTGACGCTCCCGACGACCGCCGTGCAGGGGACCGCGCAGCGCGGCGTCGTCACCGTCGTCGACGACGACGGGAAGCGTTCCGAGCGCGAGGTCGCCCTCGGCCTCAACGACGGCGAGACCGTCGAGGTGCGTGACGGGCTGTCCGAGGGCGAGACCGTCCTGCAGTTCGTCCCCGGCAAGGAGGCGCAGCCCGAGGACGAGTTCGCCGAGGACGGCACGGTGGTGACCGGATGA
- a CDS encoding CinA family protein — protein MPGSQSGSQSGSVSDEELARALVGVLTARGETVAVAESLTGGLVVATLVGVPGASAVVRGGVVAYATPVKATVLGVDADLLASNGAVDPEVARQMASGVRTALAVDGVPATWGISTTGVAGPDPQDGKPVGTVFVGIASAERSVATELHLEGDRAAIRSATVSELLARMTTEVDSGE, from the coding sequence ATGCCGGGGTCGCAGTCGGGGTCGCAGTCGGGGTCGGTGTCGGACGAGGAACTCGCGCGCGCGCTCGTCGGTGTCCTGACCGCCCGGGGCGAGACCGTCGCGGTCGCCGAGTCCCTCACGGGCGGACTCGTCGTCGCGACGCTCGTGGGCGTCCCCGGGGCCAGCGCCGTCGTCCGCGGCGGGGTGGTCGCCTACGCCACGCCGGTGAAGGCGACGGTGCTCGGGGTCGACGCCGACCTACTCGCGTCGAACGGCGCGGTCGACCCGGAGGTTGCACGGCAGATGGCCTCGGGCGTCCGGACGGCCCTGGCGGTGGACGGCGTCCCCGCCACGTGGGGGATCAGCACGACCGGCGTCGCCGGACCGGACCCGCAGGACGGCAAGCCGGTGGGCACCGTCTTCGTCGGCATCGCATCCGCGGAACGCAGTGTCGCGACGGAGTTGCACCTCGAGGGGGACCGGGCAGCAATCCGCTCGGCCACCGTCTCCGAACTCCTGGCACGGATGACGACCGAGGTCGACAGCGGGGAATAG